In Strigops habroptila isolate Jane chromosome 2, bStrHab1.2.pri, whole genome shotgun sequence, one genomic interval encodes:
- the GRPR gene encoding gastrin-releasing peptide receptor — MASEECLLLDLETDNFILYNFSVNQSANFSLLGDDWFYPAFLYAIPTIYGIIILIGLIGNITLIKIFCTVKSMRNVPNLFISSLALGDLLLLVTCVPVDASRYLADEWLFGRTGCKLIPFIQLTSVGVSVFTLTALSADRYKAIVRPMEMQASHALMKICVRAAIIWIVSMLLAIPEAVFSDLHPFHDKGTNKTFISCAPYPHSDGLHPKIHSMASFLIFYIIPLSVISVYYYFIAKNLIRSAYNIPVEGNVHVRKQIESRKRLARTVLVFVCLFAFCWLPTHIIYLYRSYHYSEVDTSVLHFIASICARILAFTNSCVNPFALYLLSKSFRKQFNNQLLCCRARLLIRSQSMARSTTRMTSLKSTNHSLATFSLINGNHVCHEGYV; from the exons ATGGCATCTGAAGAGTGCCTTCTGCTAGACCTAGAAACAGATAACTTCATTCTCTACAACTTCTCTGTCAACCAGAGTGCAAACTTCTCCCTCCTCGGTGATGACTGGTTCTACCCAGCGTTCCTCTATGCCATCCCCACTATCTACGGCATCATCATTTTAATAGGCCTTATTGGCAATATCACTTTGATTAAGATCTTCTGTACTGTGAAGTCTATGAGAAATGTCCCTAACTTGTTCATCTCCAGTCTGGCTCTGGGAGACCTGCTGCTGTTAGTGACTTGTGTGCCCGTGGATGCCAGCAGGTACCTTGCTGATGAGTGGCTGTTCGGCAGAACTGGATGCAAACTTATCCCCTTCATACAGCTCACCTCTGTAGGGGTGTCAGTCTTTACTCTCACTGCTCTCTCAGCCGACAG gtataaAGCTATAGTAAGACCAATGGAGATGCAAGCATCCCATGCGCTGATGAAGATTTGTGTGAGAGCTGCTATAATCTGGATTGTATCCATGTTGCTTGCCATCCCTGAAGCAGTGTTTTCAGATCTGCACCCTTTCCATGACAAAGGGACTAATAAAACTTTCATCAGCTGTGCTCCTTACCCACATTCAGATGGGCTGCATCCCAAAATTCACTCAATGGCATCATTTCTCATCTTTTATATCATTCCTCTATCTGTCATTTCAGtatattattatttcattgctAAGAATTTGATCCGGAGTGCTTACAACATCCCCGTGGAAGGAAACGTGCACGTGAGGAAACAG attGAATCCCGTAAGCGTCTGGCCAGGACAGTACTGGTCTTTGTTtgcctctttgctttctgctggctcCCCACTCACATCATCTATTTATACCGGTCCTACCACTACTCAGAGGTAGACACCTCAGTCCTGCATTTCATTGCCAGCATCTGCGCTCGGATCCTGGCATTCACTAACTCTTGTGTCAACCCGTTTGCTCTCTATTTGCTCAGCAAGAGCTTTCGGAAACAGTTCAACaaccagctgctctgctgcagagctcgCCTCCTCATCCGGTCCCAGAGCATGGCCAGGAGCACCACACGAATGACCTCTCTCAAGAGCACCAACCATTCCCTGGCTACCTTCAGCCTTATCAATGGCAACCACGTCTGCCACGAAGGCTATGTCTAA